In Cellvibrio polysaccharolyticus, a genomic segment contains:
- a CDS encoding CYTH domain-containing protein encodes MEDFVVVEIERKFLVAGDTWREAPAVYFAQGYLSTEKSRTVRVRVAGDEAFLTIKGETQGFSRQEFEYPIPLADGKALLAMCEQPLIEKYRRKIPAANFVWEVDEFLGANAGLVVAEIELPSEDADFPRPDWVGEEVTSDARYYNASLVRHPWSQW; translated from the coding sequence TTGGAGGATTTTGTGGTGGTAGAGATAGAGCGAAAATTTTTGGTGGCAGGCGACACCTGGCGCGAAGCGCCAGCGGTGTATTTTGCGCAGGGTTATTTGAGTACGGAAAAGTCGCGGACGGTGCGTGTGCGGGTGGCCGGGGATGAGGCATTTTTGACGATCAAGGGCGAGACGCAGGGTTTTAGTCGACAGGAGTTTGAGTATCCGATTCCGCTGGCTGATGGCAAAGCGTTGCTGGCGATGTGTGAGCAGCCGTTGATTGAGAAGTATCGCCGCAAGATTCCGGCAGCGAATTTTGTGTGGGAGGTGGATGAGTTTCTCGGGGCGAATGCCGGGCTGGTAGTTGCCGAGATTGAGCTGCCTTCAGAAGATGCGGATTTCCCTCGACCGGACTGGGTCGGTGAAGAAGTTACCAGCGATGCGCGTTATTACAATGCGAGCCTGGTAAGGCATCCCTGGTCGCAGTGGTAG